The Campylobacter curvus genome includes the window TGCGGTCTTTGGAAACCCGGTCGAGCACTCTATCTCACCTAGACTACACAATAAAGCGCTGCAAGATCTCGGTCTTGACGCGCTTTATACCAGGGTTTTGCTGGAGGACGGAAGCAAACTCATATCAAAATTTAGAGCTCTCAAGCTAGACGGCGCGAACGTGACCATCCCTCACAAAGAATACGCCCTAAAGCTTGCCGATGAGGCATCGCAAATCGCTATGAGATCGGGCTCTGCAAATACTCTAGTTTTAAAAAACGATAAAATTTTAGCCTATAATACCGACGCACCGGGCTTTATGCGCGCCATAGTACCATTTGGCAAGATAAAAACGGCGCTCGTCATAGGCGCAGGAGGTACGGCAAAAGCACTATCTCACGCATTAAAAGATAACGATACCGAGGTTACTCTCATCAACCGCAGCAAAGAGCGACTAGCCGCTTTCGATAAAGAATTCGAGTGCTATTGCTGGGATGATTTTAAGGTAAAAGGCTACGATCTCATCGTAAATTCTACTTCGGCAGGGCTAAGAGACGACTCGCTTCCTGCTCCAATCGAAATTTTAGAGCCGGTGATAAAGCAGTCAAATTTCGCCTTTGACGTGATCTATAATCAATCCACCGCCTTTT containing:
- a CDS encoding shikimate dehydrogenase, encoding MMQTFAVFGNPVEHSISPRLHNKALQDLGLDALYTRVLLEDGSKLISKFRALKLDGANVTIPHKEYALKLADEASQIAMRSGSANTLVLKNDKILAYNTDAPGFMRAIVPFGKIKTALVIGAGGTAKALSHALKDNDTEVTLINRSKERLAAFDKEFECYCWDDFKVKGYDLIVNSTSAGLRDDSLPAPIEILEPVIKQSNFAFDVIYNQSTAFLNLAQANNLTCKNGADMLLFQAVLALNLFYDSSLDEAKIEKSMREIFKL